From Arachis stenosperma cultivar V10309 chromosome 2, arast.V10309.gnm1.PFL2, whole genome shotgun sequence, one genomic window encodes:
- the LOC130961439 gene encoding cyclin-dependent kinase F-1-like, whose product MDPPSKSWSIHTRSEIIAKYQILERVGAGAYADVYRGRRLSDDLIVALKEIHDYQSAFREIDALQILQGSPNVVVLHEYFWREDEDAVLVLEYLRTDLATVIDDAKKKKNGLPVGEIKRWMMQILCGVDSCHRNMIVHRDLKPGNLLIGDDGILKLADFGQARILGEPGFDTSEENPQTYEHDGSSLQAGSGNQEQGTVLREEYFRVLDELKTKRSADDIDKDTNIPDGNTSCLATCTTSDIDDDPLKSSFSYEAREDEGEESGCLTSCVGTRWFRAPELLYGSTNYGLEIDLWSLGCIFAELLTLEPLFPGTADIDQLSRIINVLGNLDEKAWPGCSKLPDYGIISFSKVENPPGLEACLPNRSLDEVSLVKKLVCYDPAKRATATELLHDKYFNEEPLPVPVSELHVPLNRKGEDENSPWHDYNYMGSDSDLEDFGPVNITKTGTGFSIQFP is encoded by the exons ATGGATCCTCCATCTAAGAGCTGGAGCATCCACACTAGATCCGAAATCATCGCCAAGTACCAGATCCTGGAGCGCGTCGGCGCCGGAGCTTACGCCGACGTGTACCGCGGCCGACGCCTCTCCGACGATCTAATCGTCGCACTCAAAGAAATCCACGATTACCAGTCCGCGTTTCGCGAAATTGATGCGCTTCAGATTCTCCAGGGTTCTCCAAACGTCGTCGTTTTGCACGAGTACTTTTGGCGTGAAGATGAGGACGCTGTGCTCGTGCTCGAGTACCTAAGGACGGATCTCGCAACCGTTATTGATGacgcgaagaagaagaagaatggacTCCCCGTCGGGGAGATTAAGCGGTGGATGATGCAGATCCTATGCGGTGTTGATTCGTGTCACCGGAACATGATCGTGCATCGGGATTTGAAGCCCGGTAATCTGTTGATCGGAGATGATGGAATTCTCAAGTTGGCAGATTTTGGACAG GCAAGGATACTTGGGGAGCCAGGATTTGATACTTCTGAGGAGAACCCACAAACTTATGAACATGATGGTTCTTCACTCCAAGCAGGGTCTGGAAATCAAGAGCAGGGAACTGTCCTTCGCGAAGAATATTTTAGAGTCTTGGATGAACTGAAAACAAAGAGATCTGCAGATGACATTGATAAGGATACAAACATTCCTGATGGAAATACCTCCTGTCTTGCAACGTGCACAACAAGTGATATAGATGATGACCCTTTGAAATCCAGCTTTAGTTATGAAGCAAGGGAGGACGAAGGAGAAGAATCGGGTTGTCTCACGTCATGTGTTGGAACTCGTTGGTTTAGGGCTCCTGAGCTCCTTTATGGATCCACAAACTATGGTTTAGAAATTGATCTATGGTCTTTGGGATGTATATTTGCAGAGCTCTTAACACTGGAGCCCTTATTTCCTGGAACAGCCGATATTGATCAGCTTAGTAGGATTATTAATGTTTTGGGCAACCTCGACGAGAAAGCATGGCCAGGTTGTTCCAAACTTCCCGATTATGGAATAATCTCATTTAGTAAAGTGGAAAACCCTCCTGGGCTTGAAGCTTGCCTGCCCAATCGCTCCCTCGATGAAGTGTCTCTAGTAAAAAAGCTGGTTTGTTATGATCCGGCCAAGAGAGCTACAGCAACGGAGCTGCTCCATGACAAGTACTTTAATGAAGAACCTCTTCCTGTTCCGGTTTCAGAGTTGCATGTTCCTTTGAACAGAAAGGGAGAAGACGAAAACTCCCCGTGGCATGATTACAATTACATGGGTTCTGATTCTGACCTGGAGGACTTTGGCCCTGTGAATATCACAAAAACTGGTACTGGTTTCTCCATACAGTTTCCATGA